In one Cercospora beticola chromosome 1, complete sequence genomic region, the following are encoded:
- a CDS encoding uncharacterized protein (BUSCO:EOG09265BTC), translating into MSARFGLRAVQNSFRQPALRQQVNTFAQRRAQSTATNAAEAAKTEQSGFAKLWNSPVGPKTVHFWAPIMKWGLVLAGAADFARPAKDLSLSQNSALMATGLIWTRWCFVIRPQNMFLASVNFLLFCVGATQTTRVLMYQRSLDGKSVGEEIKDDAKQEAGNLEKAVEKAEAKIAGK; encoded by the exons atgtCCGCGCGATTCGGCCTCCGCGCTGTGCAGAACAGCTTCCGTCAGCCCGCGCTTCGCCAACAAGTCAACACCTTTGCTCAACGACGAGCCCAATCAACGGCAACAAAtgctgcagaggcagcaAAGACCGAGCAGTCGGGATTTGCCAAGCTATGGAACTCTCCTGTTGGGCCGAAGACGGTGCACTTCTGGGCTCCCATCATGAAG TGGggcctcgtcctcgccggTGCCGCTGACTTCGCTCGTCCCGCTAAAGATCTTTCGCTCTCACAAAATTCAGCCCTCATGGCCACTGGACTGATCTGGACACGATGGTGCTTCGTCATTCGACCGCAAAACATGTTCCTGGCCAGTGTGAACTTCTTGCTGTTCTGCGTTGGCGCTACGCAAACCACAAGAGTATTGATGTACCAGCGGAGTTTGGACGGAAAGTCCGTGGGCGAGGAGATCAAGGACGATGCGAAGCAGGAGGCAGGAAATCTCGAGAAGGCGGTTGAGAAGGCAGAGGCAAAGATTGCAGGCAAGTAG
- the VMA2 gene encoding Vacuolar ATP synthase subunit B (BUSCO:EOG09261KHB): MAKGEDVDPRMMRVTPRVRYNTIGGVNGPLVMLENVKFPRYNEIVSLTLPDGTERSGQVLEAKGNRAVVQVFEGTSGIDVKKTKVEFTGHSLKLGVSEDMLGRVFDGSGRAIDKGPKVLAEDYLDINGSPINPFSRVYPEEMISTGISAIDTMNSVARGQKIPIFSASGLPHNEIAAQICRQAGLVNQAKPSKGVHDDHDDNFSIVFGAMGVNLETARFFTKDFEENGSMERVTLFLNLANDPTIERIITPRLALTTAEYYAYQLEKHVLVILTDLTSYCDALREVSAAREEVPGRRGYPGYMYTDLSTIYERAGRVQGRNGSITQIPILTMPNDDITHPIPDLTGYITEGQIFVDRQLDNKGVYPPINVLPSLSRLMKSAIGEGHTRKDHGDVSNQLYAKYAIGRDAASMKAVVGEEALSNEDKLSLEFLEKFEKTYISQGMYEKRSIFDGLDKAWELLRIYPKELLNRIPKKVLDEYYQRSSKKDTRDNGEEEGQAEQNGESENLIDA; this comes from the exons ATGGCCAAAGGCGAGGATGTTGATCCTCGCATGATGCGAGTGACGCCGCGTGTGCGGTACAATACTATCGGGGGTGTCAATGGACCACTTGTTATGCTGGAGAAT GTCAAATTCCCACGATACAACGAGATTGTGTCTTTGACACTTCCCGATGGCACAGAGCGATCGGGACAAGTGCTTGAGGCAAAGG GCAATCGCGCCGTTGTGCAGGTGTTCGAGGGCACATCAGGCATCGATGTCAAGAAG ACGAAAGTCGAGTTCACAGGCCACAGCTTGAAGCTGGGAGTGTCAGAAGACATGTTGGGTCGTGTCTTTGATGGATCGGGAAGAGCAATTGACAAGGGACCAAAGGTGCTGGCTGAGGACTATCTGGACATCAACGGATCGCCAATCAACCCGTTTTCGCGAGTCTACCCGGAGGAGATGATCTCGACTGGTATCTCCGCCATCGACACAATGAACTCTGTTGCTCGTGGGCAAAAGATCCCCATCTTCTCAGCATCTGGTTTGCCTCATAACGAAATTGCCGCCCAGATTTGCAGACAGGCTGGTCTTGTCAACCAAGCAAAGCCTAGCAAAGGAGTTCACGACGATCACGACGACAACTtctccatcgtcttcggtgCCATGGGTGTCAACCTGGAAACAGCCCGCTTCTTCACCAAGGACTTCGAGGAGAACGGAAGTATGGAACGTGTCACACTGTTCCTGAACCTGGCCAACGACCCCACCATCGAGCGTATCATCACACCGCGTCTGGCTTTGACGACTGCAGAGTACTACGCCTACCAATTGGAGAAGCACGTCTTGGTCATCCTGACTGATCTAACATCATACTGCGACGCCCTTCGTGAGGTCTCTGCTGCGCGAGAAGAAGTGCCTGGTCGTCGTGGTTACCCGGGTTACATGTACACTGATTTGTCCACCATCTACGAACGTGCTGGCCGTGTCCAGGGACGAAATGGCTCGATCACCCAGATTCCTATCCTGACTATGCCTAACGACG ATATCACACATCCAATTCCCGACTTGACAGGCTACATTACCGAAGGACAAATCTTCGTGGATCGACAACTCGACAACAAGGGTGTATACCCACCAATCAATGTCCTGCCTTCGCTGTCCCGTCTGATGAAGTCTGCTATTGGTGAGGGTCACACGCGCAAGGACCACGGAGACGTGTCCAACCAGCTCTACGCCAAGTACGCTATCGGTCGTGACGCCGCCTCGATGAAGGCAGTCGTCGGTGAGGAAGCGCTGTCAAACGAGGACAAGCTTTCGCTCGAGTTTTTGGAAAAGTTCGAGAAGACGTACATTTCGCAGGGCATGTACGAGAAACGATCCATCTTTGACGGATTGGACAAGGCATGGGAATTGCTCCGCATTTACCCCAAGGAGCTGCTGAACCGTATCCCCAAGAAGGTGCTGGATGAGTACTATCAGAGATCGAGCAAGAAGGATACAAGAGACAAcggggaggaggaaggacaAGCTGAGCAGAATGGGGAGAGCGAGAACTTGATTGATGCATAG
- a CDS encoding uncharacterized protein (MEROPS:MER0003338): MQYQRPEKPSPVAPRIIIHGGAGNITRQNLSPESYQVYRHALLSILKRARAQLPNPQASALDVATYAVSLLEENPLFNAGRGAVFTTEGTHELEASVMVSTGYRKRGVGVMKVRTAKSPIKLAREMLLRGELDDGGGAHAHNQLEGETCDRLNHDWGLESVKPSYFWTRRRWDEHRIGLGLPHDNDTYRKHKQLADGDDSLPEKDELQVDPQTWDDPSWNGSDYLPQGTVGAVVLDSSGVLCVATSTGGLTNKLPGRIGDTPTLGAGFWAEQWQERKPQEDNLSTSWLQACLPNFTSYTALDMAPESTFRAVAMSGTGNGDSFLRTNAARTAAAIARYAETSTRKISLQNAVTAVAGPHGQLQQSAGDRWKRTGEGEGGIIGIELIEDRGHIVYDHNCGGMFRAYVDDNGHAHFGVFQDEKRTL; this comes from the exons ATGCAATACCAACGACCAGAAAAGCCGTCTCCCGTCGCCCCGCGTATCATCATACACGGCGGCGCGGGAAACATAACTCGACAGAACTTGTCACCAGAATCGTATCAAGTCTACCGCCATGCTcttctctccatcctcaAGCGTGCACGGGCGCAGCTTCCGAACCCTCAAGCATCTGCACTCGATGTTGCCACATATGCAGTCTCACTTCTCGAGGAGAATCCGCTCTTCAACGCCGGACGAGGTGCAGTGTTTACCACAGAAGGCACTCACGAGCTCGAAGCTTCCGTCATGGTGAGCACCGGATACCGAAAGCGAGGTGTTGGTGTAATGAAAGTACGAACGGCTAAAAGCCCGATCAAGCTGGCGAGAGAGATGTTATTGCGAGGAGAGCTGgacgatggtggtggtgctcaCGCCCATAATCAGCTAGAAGGCGAGACCTGCGATCGTCTGAACCACGATTGGGGCTTGGAGTCTGTGAAGCCGAGTTACTTTTGgacgcgaagaagatgggatGAGCACCGAATAGGTCTTGGTCTTCCGCACGATAATGACACTTACCGAAAGCACAAGCAATTGGCCGATGGCGACGATTCCCTCCCAGAGAAAGATGAGTTGCAAGTAGATCCACAGACTTGGGACGATCCGAGCTGGAATGGCAGTGACTATCTACCTCAGGGTACTGTAGGCGCTGTGGTACTTGACAGCTCAGGCGTGCTCTGCGTAGCAACCTCAACTGGTGGTTTGACCAACAAG CTGCCCGGTCGGATTGGAGACACGCCTACATTGGGCGCAGGCTTTTGGGCGGAGCAATGGCAAGAGAGAAAGCCACAAGAAGACAACCTGTCAACAAGTTGGCTGCAAGCATGTTTGCCTAATTTCACGAGCTATACAGCACTAGACATGGCCCCTGAGAGTACCTTCCGAGCAGTAGCAATGTCAGGAACTGGGAACGGCGACAGCTTTCTTCGGACAAATGCTGCAAGAACCGCAGCAGCTATTGCACGCTACGCGGAAACATCTACGAGAAAAATCTCGCTACAGAACGCTGTCACTGCAGTTGCTGGGCCACATGGCCAACTACAACAATCAGCTGGGGACAGGTGGAAGCGAACTGGTGAAGGCGAGGGCGGAATCATAGgcatagagcttatagaagACCGCGGACACATCGTCTACGATCACAACTGCGGCGGAATGTTCCGCGCTTATGTTGACGACAACGGCCACGCGCACTTTGGTGTCTTCCAAGACGAGAAGAGAACTCTTTAA
- a CDS encoding uncharacterized protein (MEROPS:MER0200434): MATSGAAALVMPALKRHTSTVIVAHGLGDSGAGWYFLAEEYRRRSLFPETKFVFPNAPQIPITVNMGMRMPGWYDIADFGDLANRSEDEAGILRSQKVFHTLIEEEIKAGIPTERIVLGGFSQGGAMSLMAGITSPTKLGGIFGLSCYLLLKGKVRELVPKDSPNQKTPIFMGHGDADPVVRYDWGKMTADQLKEWGWDVSFNTYKGLPHSAAPEEIEDLKNYLCSRIPDLGDKPLAGSSGSL; this comes from the exons ATGGCGACTTCAGGGGCTGCGGCGCTCGTGATGCCCGCGCTGAAGCGGCACACGTCGACAGTTATTGTTGCTCACGGCCTCGGCGATAG TGGTGCAGGATG GTATTTCCTCGCTGAGGAGTACAGACGT CGCTCCCTGTTCCCAGAGACCAAGTTT GTCTTCCCAAATGCACCCCAAATTCCGATCACCGTCAACATGGGCATGCGAATGCCGGGATGGTACGACATTGCAGATTTCGGAGATCTCGCCAACCGtagcgaagacgaagccgGCATTCTTCGATCGCAGAAAGTGTTCCACACGTTGATTGAGGAGGAGATCAAAGCTGGTATTCCAACAGAGCGCATCGTTCTGGGTGGGTTCAGCCAGGGAGGAGCAATGAGTTTGATGGCGGGCATAACTTCACCAACAAAGCTGGGTGGAATCTTTGGACTTTCCTGTTATCTGCTACTCAAGGGCAAGGTTCGGGAACTGGTGCCCAAGGACAGCCCGAACCAGAAAACTCCAATCTTCATGGGCCACGGTGATGCAGATCCGGTTGTCAGATATGACTGGGGCAAGATGACGGCGGACCAATTGAAGGAGTGGGGCTGGGATGTGTCGTTCAACACATACAAGGGGCTACCGCACAGTGCGGCGCCGGAGGAGATTGAGGACTTGAAGAACTACTTGTGTTCACGAATTCCAGACCTTGGTGACAAACCTCTAGCTGGATCCAGCGGTAGTCTCTGA
- the DPH3 gene encoding Diphthamide biosynthesis protein 3, producing the protein MADENIYDEIEIEDMTFDETLQIYHYPCPCGDRFEINIDDLRDGEEIAVCPSCSLQIRVIFDLEDLPKPDGGEQQKPQTAPQQVAAAA; encoded by the exons ATGGCGGACGAGAACATATATGACGAGATCGAAATCGAG GACATGACATTCGACGAGACTTTACAGATATACCACTACCCATGTCCCTGCGGCGACCGCTTCGAAATCAACATTGATGATCTTCGCGATGGGGAAGAGATCGCAGTGTGCCCGAGTTGTAGCCTGCAGATCCGCGTCATCTTCGACCTCGAGGATTTACCAAAGCCAGATGgtggcgagcagcagaagccgcAGACTGCTCCTCAGCAGGTTGCAGCGGCGGCTTGA
- a CDS encoding uncharacterized protein (BUSCO:EOG092659DX), whose amino-acid sequence MSAPPTTRLLRQCLRRTSKAVAQPTPHRQMHRQALRQTIRPVTLSHPRWLSITSTARAGIMPETEDPKPPNDEAVEPGSLHAAQLTDEEYQRLSDLQMDAVHEKAEAMQESREDVEVEYSAGVLNIVFPPNGTYVLNKQPPNKQIWLSSPLSGPKRFDWVVSGESMHQKEGGGHGDWVYLRDGTRLNALLSKELGLGIDHSEEDMAPSKDATE is encoded by the exons ATGTCCGCACCGCCCACGACACGCCTGCTGCGCCAATGCCTCCGCCGCACCTCGAAAGCGGTTGCGCAGCCCACTCCCCACCGACAGATGCACCGCCAGGCCCTCCGCCAAACGATACGTCCCGTCACCTTGTCGCATCCGCGATGGCTCTCGATCACATCTACCGCTCGCGCTGGCATCATGCCTGAGACAGAAGACCCCAAGCCGCCGAATGATGAAGCTGTAGAACCCGGCAGCCTGCACGCCGCACAGCTCACCGACGAGGAGTATCAGCGGCTGTCTGATCTGCAGATGGATGCCGTACATGAGAAGGCAGAGGCTATGCAGGAGTCGCGGGAAGACGTTGAAGTGGAGTACTCT GCCGGTGTGCTGAACATTGTGTTCCCACCCAATGGCACCTATGTTCTCAACAAGCAGCCGCCGAATAAGCAGATTTGGCTGTCATCGCCTCTGTCCGGCCCCAAGCGCTTCGACTGGGTGGTATCGGGGGAGAGCATGCATCAGAAAGAGGGCGGAGGTCATGGAGATTGGGTGTACCTGCGCGACGGCACGAGGCTCAATGCTTTGTTGAGCAAGGAGCTCGGATTGGGTATTGATCACAGCGAGGAAGATATGGCTCCCAGCAAGGATGCAACAGAATAG